In Cyanobacterium stanieri LEGE 03274, one genomic interval encodes:
- a CDS encoding spore maturation protein — MIESIADIFNTTAKYIIPLLLMGIPFYALVFKKVKVYEVFTEGAKDGFTIAIQIIPYLVAILVAIGMFRASGALDIMLNILSPVLSVLGFPPENLLLAIMRPLSGGGSFGLLSDLVEIYGPDSLISKIAATMYGSTETTFYILAVYFGSVGIKKVRHALLAGLIADVVGIFSAVYICRLFFA; from the coding sequence ATGATTGAATCCATTGCCGATATTTTTAACACCACCGCCAAATATATAATTCCCCTGCTATTAATGGGTATTCCCTTCTATGCCCTCGTATTCAAAAAAGTCAAAGTTTATGAAGTCTTCACCGAAGGCGCCAAAGATGGCTTCACCATCGCCATCCAAATTATTCCTTATCTAGTCGCCATTCTCGTTGCCATTGGGATGTTTCGAGCCAGTGGAGCATTAGACATCATGCTTAATATTCTATCTCCCGTGTTGTCAGTGCTGGGTTTTCCCCCTGAAAACCTCCTCCTTGCTATCATGCGTCCTCTGTCTGGGGGAGGCTCATTTGGTTTGCTGAGTGACTTAGTAGAAATCTATGGCCCAGATTCTCTCATTAGTAAAATCGCCGCCACCATGTATGGCTCAACAGAAACAACCTTTTATATATTAGCGGTGTATTTTGGCTCCGTGGGTATCAAAAAAGTACGCCATGCCCTTTTAGCGGGATTAATTGCTGATGTGGTGGGAATTTTTAGCGCAGTTTATATTTGTCGTTTATTTTTTGCTTAG
- a CDS encoding YbaB/EbfC family nucleoid-associated protein produces the protein MAQGKGFGLGLGKMKELAEAFKKAQQVQEGAKQLQQELETMEIQGQSEDGLVVVTMSGNQEPLKVEIKDEALGKGSEALSASVTAALKDAYQKSTETMRERMEELTGSFGLPGM, from the coding sequence ATGGCACAAGGAAAAGGATTTGGACTAGGCTTAGGTAAAATGAAAGAACTTGCGGAGGCTTTCAAAAAAGCTCAACAGGTGCAAGAAGGAGCAAAACAACTCCAACAAGAATTAGAAACCATGGAAATTCAAGGGCAAAGCGAAGATGGCTTAGTAGTTGTTACCATGAGTGGAAATCAAGAGCCTTTGAAGGTAGAAATTAAGGACGAGGCTTTGGGTAAAGGTTCTGAGGCTTTATCTGCTAGTGTTACCGCCGCTCTTAAAGATGCTTATCAAAAATCTACCGAGACTATGCGCGAGAGAATGGAAGAGTTAACTGGTAGTTTTGGATTACCTGGAATGTAG
- the rnhA gene encoding ribonuclease HI: MSKQGLQEVEIYTDGSCLRNPGAGGYGVVLLYGQHRKELSGGFSLTTNNRMEIFAVIAGLSSLKKKCQVKLYTDSQYVVNAISKGWAQKWEKNGWKRNAKEKAKNPDLWADLLALCRQHDVEFIWVKGHAGNKENERCDRLAFEAAHGSNLPPDENYQSE, translated from the coding sequence ATGAGTAAACAAGGGCTACAAGAAGTAGAAATTTATACCGATGGTTCTTGTCTGCGCAATCCGGGGGCTGGGGGTTACGGAGTAGTATTATTATATGGGCAACACCGTAAGGAGTTGTCAGGGGGATTTAGTTTAACCACTAATAACCGTATGGAAATTTTTGCGGTCATCGCTGGGTTAAGCTCCCTCAAGAAAAAATGTCAAGTCAAATTATATACTGATTCTCAATACGTGGTTAATGCCATTAGTAAAGGATGGGCGCAGAAGTGGGAAAAAAATGGTTGGAAGCGCAATGCCAAAGAAAAAGCAAAAAATCCTGATTTGTGGGCAGATTTATTGGCTCTGTGTCGTCAACATGACGTAGAATTTATCTGGGTTAAAGGTCATGCTGGTAATAAAGAAAATGAAAGGTGCGATCGCCTTGCTTTTGAGGCCGCCCATGGCTCTAATTTACCCCCCGACGAAAATTATCAATCTGAATAA
- a CDS encoding nucleoside recognition domain-containing protein — protein sequence MLNYVWFGLIAISVIVGAINGNIDAVTEAAISSAETAVTLAIGLIGIMALWLGIMKIAETAGLVSAIARIVRPITVWLFPEVPPEHPAMSAMVLNMSANMLGLGNAATPLGLKAMQELEKLNPHPETATNAMCTFLTINTSSVQLILPATVVALMGVESSSLFIPTILATSCSTIAGVTAVKLLSKLPKFAIPEQETEESNLNK from the coding sequence ATGCTTAATTATGTCTGGTTTGGATTGATTGCGATTTCGGTTATTGTTGGTGCAATCAATGGCAATATTGATGCGGTGACGGAGGCCGCCATTAGTAGCGCTGAAACCGCTGTTACCCTAGCCATTGGTTTAATCGGTATTATGGCTTTGTGGTTAGGAATTATGAAAATTGCTGAGACAGCAGGGTTAGTAAGTGCGATCGCCCGTATCGTTCGTCCTATCACAGTTTGGCTATTTCCAGAAGTCCCCCCCGAACATCCCGCCATGAGTGCCATGGTATTGAATATGTCCGCCAATATGTTGGGCTTGGGTAACGCGGCCACCCCCTTGGGTCTAAAAGCCATGCAGGAATTAGAAAAACTTAATCCCCATCCCGAAACCGCTACCAACGCCATGTGTACTTTTTTAACCATCAATACCTCCAGTGTGCAACTAATTCTCCCCGCCACGGTGGTAGCCCTCATGGGAGTAGAATCCAGTAGCCTATTCATTCCCACCATCCTCGCCACATCCTGTTCTACCATTGCAGGAGTCACCGCCGTCAAACTCCTCTCAAAACTCCCCAAATTTGCCATACCCGAACAAGAAACAGAAGAATCAAATCTCAATAAATAA
- the psb34 gene encoding photosystem II assembly protein Psb34, with product MPYTTEDGGRINNFAHEPKVYQAQAPTENEKRNNLILVAVSTILVLGGIAIAFYASTNAPVA from the coding sequence ATGCCATATACCACCGAAGACGGCGGCAGAATTAATAATTTTGCCCATGAACCCAAAGTTTACCAAGCTCAAGCTCCCACAGAAAACGAAAAAAGAAATAATCTTATTTTAGTTGCTGTTTCGACTATTCTTGTATTAGGGGGCATTGCGATCGCCTTTTATGCCTCCACTAACGCTCCTGTTGCATAA
- the msrA gene encoding peptide-methionine (S)-S-oxide reductase MsrA has protein sequence MFLFGLGDKKLTLPKPEEALKGRDKKMPLPSKHFVNGNPFKSEYPAHMEKALFGMGCFWGAERKFWQLETGIYLTAVGYAAGYTPNPTYEEVCSGLTGHNEVVLVVYDPQIISYETLLKVFWENHNPTQGMRQGNDRGTQYRSGIYTYSAQQKELAQKSKQIYQQQLNQAGYEEITTEILDASEFYFAEGYHQQYLAKNPNGYCGLGGTKVSFPETSFVKN, from the coding sequence ATGTTTTTATTTGGACTCGGAGACAAAAAACTTACCCTACCTAAACCAGAAGAAGCCCTCAAAGGTAGAGACAAAAAAATGCCCCTACCTTCTAAACACTTTGTCAACGGCAATCCCTTCAAAAGCGAATATCCAGCCCATATGGAAAAAGCCCTATTTGGTATGGGTTGTTTTTGGGGCGCTGAAAGAAAATTTTGGCAACTAGAAACAGGAATCTATCTCACCGCCGTAGGCTACGCTGCAGGTTATACCCCCAACCCCACCTATGAGGAAGTATGTAGCGGTTTAACAGGTCATAACGAAGTCGTATTAGTAGTATATGATCCTCAGATTATCAGTTATGAAACCCTCTTAAAAGTATTTTGGGAAAACCATAACCCCACCCAAGGAATGCGTCAAGGTAACGACAGAGGCACTCAATACCGCTCAGGGATTTACACCTACTCCGCCCAACAAAAAGAATTAGCCCAAAAATCCAAACAAATCTATCAACAACAATTAAACCAAGCAGGATACGAAGAAATTACCACCGAAATCCTTGACGCATCCGAATTTTACTTCGCTGAAGGTTACCATCAACAATACCTCGCCAAAAATCCTAACGGTTATTGTGGTTTAGGAGGTACTAAAGTATCTTTTCCCGAAACTTCCTTCGTCAAAAACTAA
- the fusA gene encoding elongation factor G yields MKKDLARYRNIGIFAHVDAGKTTTTERILKLTGKIHKLGEVHDGAATTDFMEQEQERGITIQSAATSCFWKDYQFNIIDTPGHVDFTIEVYRSLKVLDGGIGVFCGSGGVEPQSETNWRYANDSKVSRIIYVNKLDRTGADFYSVVKQVKEILAATPLVMVLPIGVETEFKGVVDLLTRKAWIWDDSGDPMNYTIEDVPADMEEDVEMYREQLIETAVEQDEELMEKYLEGEEIAIEDIKRCIRKGTRDLAFFPTYCGSSFKNKGVQLVLDAVVDYLPAPNEVNPQPIVDLEGNETGEFAKVDAEEPFRALAFKIMDDRYGALTFTRIYSGVLEKGMTVLNTATGKSERVGRIVEMHANDRIEIDQAQAGDIVAIVGMKNIQTGHTICDPNNPATLEPMVFPEPVISIAIKPTQKGGNEKMGMALSKMVQEDPSFYVETDQESGETIIKGMGELHLDIKVDILKRTHGVEVEVGKPQVAYRESITKVINDSYTHKKQSGGSGQFGRIDYTIEPGEPGTGFQFESKVTGGNVPREFWPAVNKGFESSIEKGVLAGYPCVDLKVTLTDGAFHPVDSSAIAFEIAAKAGYRQSIPKAGPQILEPIMNVDVFTPEDHIGDVIGDINRRRGMIKSQNTTPMGVRIKAEAPLSEMFGYIGDLRTMTSGRGQFSMEFSHYAPCPKNIADEVIKEAKERELALAK; encoded by the coding sequence ATGAAAAAGGACCTCGCTCGATATAGAAATATTGGGATTTTTGCCCACGTTGACGCTGGAAAAACCACTACTACAGAAAGAATCCTAAAATTAACTGGTAAAATTCATAAACTTGGCGAAGTACATGATGGAGCCGCTACCACCGACTTTATGGAACAGGAGCAGGAGCGAGGAATCACCATTCAATCCGCCGCTACAAGTTGTTTCTGGAAAGATTATCAATTCAATATCATTGATACTCCAGGCCACGTGGACTTTACCATCGAGGTATATCGTTCTTTAAAAGTTCTTGATGGTGGTATTGGGGTATTCTGTGGTTCTGGTGGGGTTGAACCTCAGTCGGAAACCAACTGGCGTTATGCTAATGATTCTAAGGTTTCTCGTATCATCTATGTTAATAAATTAGACCGTACTGGGGCTGATTTTTATAGTGTTGTGAAGCAAGTAAAAGAAATTCTGGCGGCGACTCCCTTGGTGATGGTATTACCCATCGGTGTTGAAACCGAATTTAAAGGGGTTGTGGATTTATTAACCCGTAAGGCATGGATTTGGGATGATTCTGGAGATCCCATGAACTACACCATCGAAGATGTTCCTGCGGACATGGAAGAAGACGTAGAAATGTACCGTGAACAGTTGATTGAAACTGCGGTGGAACAGGATGAGGAATTGATGGAAAAATATCTTGAAGGTGAAGAAATTGCCATCGAGGATATTAAACGTTGTATCCGTAAAGGTACCCGTGATCTAGCTTTCTTCCCCACCTATTGCGGTTCTTCTTTCAAAAATAAAGGGGTACAATTAGTTTTGGATGCGGTGGTTGATTATTTACCTGCTCCTAATGAAGTTAATCCTCAGCCTATTGTAGATTTGGAAGGTAACGAAACTGGTGAATTTGCCAAAGTTGATGCAGAAGAGCCTTTCAGAGCTTTAGCTTTCAAGATTATGGACGATCGCTACGGCGCCCTTACCTTTACTCGTATTTATTCTGGTGTCCTCGAAAAAGGTATGACTGTATTAAATACAGCCACTGGTAAGAGTGAGCGTGTGGGTAGAATTGTGGAAATGCACGCTAATGATCGTATTGAAATTGATCAAGCCCAAGCAGGAGACATCGTGGCTATTGTAGGGATGAAAAACATCCAAACTGGTCACACTATCTGTGATCCTAACAATCCTGCTACCCTTGAACCCATGGTATTCCCTGAGCCTGTAATCTCTATTGCCATCAAACCTACCCAAAAAGGTGGTAATGAAAAAATGGGTATGGCTCTTAGTAAAATGGTTCAAGAAGATCCTTCTTTCTATGTGGAAACTGACCAAGAAAGCGGTGAAACCATTATTAAAGGGATGGGTGAATTACACCTTGATATTAAGGTGGACATCCTCAAACGTACCCACGGGGTAGAAGTAGAAGTTGGTAAACCTCAAGTGGCTTACCGTGAGTCTATCACCAAGGTAATTAATGATAGCTATACCCATAAGAAACAGTCTGGGGGTTCTGGACAATTTGGACGTATTGACTACACCATTGAACCTGGTGAACCTGGTACTGGATTCCAGTTTGAATCTAAGGTAACTGGTGGTAATGTTCCCCGTGAATTCTGGCCTGCGGTTAATAAAGGTTTTGAAAGCAGTATCGAAAAAGGTGTATTAGCTGGTTATCCTTGTGTGGATCTCAAGGTTACTTTAACTGATGGTGCTTTCCACCCTGTGGATTCTAGTGCGATCGCCTTTGAAATCGCAGCTAAAGCGGGTTATCGTCAATCTATTCCTAAAGCCGGTCCTCAAATCCTTGAGCCTATTATGAATGTGGATGTATTTACCCCTGAAGATCACATCGGAGACGTAATTGGTGATATTAACCGTCGTCGTGGCATGATTAAATCTCAAAATACTACTCCCATGGGCGTAAGAATTAAGGCTGAAGCTCCTTTAAGTGAGATGTTTGGTTATATTGGTGATTTACGTACCATGACTTCTGGACGTGGTCAATTCTCCATGGAATTCTCCCATTATGCTCCTTGTCCCAAGAATATCGCTGATGAGGTAATCAAGGAAGCTAAAGAGCGTGAATTGGCTTTGGCTAAATAA